In the Caballeronia sp. LZ062 genome, one interval contains:
- the gyrB gene encoding DNA topoisomerase (ATP-hydrolyzing) subunit B, translated as MTENTHSQPDNSYGASSIQILEGLEAVRKRPGMYIGDTSDGTGLHHLVFEVLDNSIDEALAGYCDDIHVTIHADNSISVTDNGRGVPTGLKRDDKHDPKRSAAEIVMTELHAGGKFDQNSYKVSGGLHGVGVSCVNALSEWLRLTVRRDGKKHFMEFARGVVQNREIVEEDGVQYSPMPVVGDTEKRGTEVHFLADATIFGNVEFHYDILAKRMRELSFLNNGVRIRLTDLRTGKEDDFAFAGGVKGFVEYINKQKQVLHPTVFHATGERENVTVEVAMQWNDSFNESVLCFTNNIPQRDGGTHLTGLRAAMTRVINKYITDNDIAKKAKVETTGDDMREGLSCVLSVKVPEPKFSSQTKDKLVSSEVRAPVEEIVAKALEDYLQETPSDAKIITSKIVDAARARDAARKAREMTRRKGVLDGIGLPGKLADCQEKDPAKSEIYIVEGDSAGGSAKQGRDRKFQAILPLRGKVLNVEKARFDKLISSEQIVTLVTALGCGIGKDDYNLDKLRYHRIIIMTDADVDGAHIRTLLLTFFYRQMPEIVERGYIYIAQPPLYKIKAGKDERYMKDAHELNQHMLKLALQGSELIPSEGADPISGDALGELARAYLLAQAVVDRISRIYDAAALEAVMDGVVIDLSTEEAAAASAKALEARLRADPLKPEVTVEPAYDPVREVRSLHIKRRHHGNVKVSVFDEDLQLTADYKQLVSTADTFKGLIGEGALIKRGERSMAVSDFKSAMKWLIADAERNVSKQRYKGLGEMNPEQLWETTMDPNVRRLLRVQIEDAIAADGIFTTLMGDDVEPRRAFIESNALRAGNIDV; from the coding sequence ATGACTGAAAACACACATTCGCAACCCGACAACAGCTACGGCGCATCCTCCATTCAGATCCTCGAAGGTCTGGAGGCCGTGCGCAAGCGTCCGGGCATGTATATCGGCGATACGTCGGATGGCACCGGTCTGCATCACCTCGTCTTCGAAGTGCTGGACAACTCCATCGACGAGGCGCTCGCCGGCTACTGCGACGACATTCACGTGACGATTCACGCGGACAACTCCATCTCCGTGACGGACAACGGCCGCGGCGTGCCGACCGGCCTGAAGCGCGACGACAAGCACGACCCGAAGCGCAGCGCCGCCGAGATCGTGATGACGGAGCTGCACGCGGGCGGCAAGTTCGACCAGAACAGCTACAAGGTGTCGGGCGGCCTGCACGGCGTGGGCGTCTCGTGCGTGAACGCGCTGTCCGAATGGCTGCGCCTCACCGTGCGCCGCGACGGCAAGAAGCACTTCATGGAATTCGCGCGCGGCGTGGTGCAGAACCGCGAGATCGTCGAGGAAGACGGCGTGCAGTACTCGCCGATGCCCGTCGTCGGCGACACCGAAAAGCGCGGCACAGAAGTCCACTTCCTCGCCGATGCGACGATCTTCGGCAATGTCGAATTCCACTACGACATTCTCGCCAAGCGCATGCGCGAACTGTCCTTCCTGAACAACGGCGTGCGTATCCGCCTGACGGACCTGCGCACCGGCAAGGAAGACGACTTCGCGTTCGCGGGCGGTGTGAAAGGCTTTGTCGAGTACATCAACAAGCAGAAGCAGGTGCTGCATCCGACCGTGTTCCACGCGACCGGCGAGCGCGAGAACGTGACCGTGGAAGTGGCCATGCAGTGGAACGACAGCTTCAATGAAAGCGTGCTCTGCTTCACGAACAACATTCCGCAGCGCGACGGCGGCACGCACCTGACCGGCCTGCGCGCGGCGATGACGCGCGTCATCAACAAGTACATCACGGACAACGACATCGCCAAGAAGGCGAAGGTGGAAACCACCGGCGACGACATGCGCGAAGGCTTGTCGTGCGTGCTCTCGGTGAAGGTGCCGGAGCCGAAGTTCAGCTCGCAGACGAAGGACAAGCTGGTGTCGTCGGAAGTGCGCGCGCCGGTCGAGGAAATCGTCGCGAAGGCGCTCGAAGATTATCTGCAAGAAACGCCGAGCGACGCGAAGATCATCACGAGCAAGATCGTCGATGCGGCGCGTGCGCGCGACGCGGCCCGCAAGGCGCGCGAGATGACGCGCCGCAAGGGCGTGCTCGACGGCATCGGGCTGCCGGGCAAGCTCGCGGATTGCCAGGAGAAGGACCCGGCGAAGTCGGAAATCTATATCGTCGAGGGCGACTCGGCGGGCGGATCAGCCAAGCAGGGCCGCGACCGCAAGTTCCAGGCGATTCTTCCGCTGCGCGGCAAGGTGCTGAACGTGGAGAAGGCGCGCTTCGACAAGCTGATCTCGTCGGAGCAGATCGTGACGCTCGTGACGGCGCTTGGCTGCGGCATCGGCAAGGACGATTACAACCTCGACAAGCTGCGTTATCACCGCATCATCATCATGACGGATGCGGACGTGGACGGCGCGCACATCCGCACGCTCTTGCTGACGTTCTTCTACCGGCAGATGCCGGAGATCGTCGAGCGCGGGTATATCTACATCGCGCAGCCGCCGCTCTACAAGATCAAGGCGGGCAAGGACGAACGGTATATGAAGGACGCGCACGAGCTGAACCAGCACATGCTGAAGCTCGCGCTGCAAGGTTCGGAACTGATTCCGAGCGAAGGCGCGGACCCGATTTCGGGCGATGCGCTCGGCGAACTCGCGCGTGCGTATCTGCTGGCGCAGGCGGTGGTGGATCGCATCAGCCGCATTTACGACGCGGCGGCGCTCGAAGCCGTGATGGACGGCGTCGTGATCGATCTGTCGACGGAAGAAGCGGCGGCTGCATCGGCGAAGGCGCTGGAAGCGCGGCTGCGCGCCGATCCGCTGAAGCCCGAGGTCACGGTCGAGCCGGCGTATGACCCGGTTCGCGAAGTGCGCTCGCTGCATATCAAGCGGCGTCATCACGGCAACGTGAAGGTTTCCGTGTTCGACGAAGACCTGCAACTGACCGCTGACTACAAGCAGCTGGTTTCGACGGCCGATACGTTCAAGGGATTGATCGGCGAAGGCGCGTTGATCAAGCGCGGCGAGCGGTCGATGGCCGTGTCGGACTTCAAGAGCGCGATGAAATGGCTGATCGCTGACGCCGAACGCAACGTGTCGAAGCAACGTTATAAGGGCCTCGGCGAGATGAACCCCGAGCAGCTTTGGGAAACGACGATGGACCCGAACGTGCGGCGTTTGCTGCGCGTGCAGATCGAAGACGCGATCGCGGCGGATGGCATCTTCACGACGCTCATGGGCGATGATGTCGAGCCGCGTCGGGCGTTTATCGAGAGCAATGCGTTGCGGGCGGGGAATATTGATGTTTGA
- a CDS encoding DUF4007 family protein, with amino-acid sequence MEFTAERFSGHESFVCRYGWLRKVFDAVNASPEILKKDAEATERLGIGRNMVRSLQFWGEATGVIQVARGDGKGHVAGPTGRLLFNDGGWDPFLEKPESLWLLHWWLSANANIAAWNVVFGDVSMARFEKADVVAKLTQRGAGNARALAQSTVEQHTSIFLQSYVRTNESTDDSLWCPLQDLKLVRPVPSRTGATIYDSSVASPIGLSVRVFTAALAHFFRMQSSKRKSLPMHELALAKLSPGAIFRLDEPRLYDFLQQTECLTGGAIRLIDTADTQSVVCDEKLLSSAESIFSLLDVIAHV; translated from the coding sequence ATGGAATTTACTGCGGAACGATTTTCGGGTCATGAATCGTTTGTCTGCCGCTATGGCTGGTTGCGTAAGGTTTTCGATGCCGTCAACGCCTCGCCTGAGATATTAAAGAAGGACGCTGAAGCTACGGAGCGGTTAGGTATCGGCCGCAACATGGTTAGGTCACTACAGTTCTGGGGGGAAGCTACAGGCGTTATTCAAGTAGCGCGTGGGGACGGCAAAGGCCATGTTGCTGGGCCAACGGGTCGACTCCTCTTCAACGATGGAGGATGGGACCCTTTCCTCGAAAAGCCCGAATCGCTCTGGCTTCTTCACTGGTGGCTTTCCGCAAATGCCAACATAGCTGCTTGGAACGTCGTTTTTGGCGATGTCTCTATGGCCCGCTTTGAGAAAGCCGATGTCGTTGCAAAATTGACCCAGCGTGGTGCTGGCAACGCACGCGCGCTTGCCCAGTCAACTGTTGAGCAGCACACCTCGATTTTCCTGCAGAGCTACGTGCGGACAAACGAGTCAACTGACGACAGTCTGTGGTGCCCGCTGCAAGACCTGAAGCTAGTCCGACCGGTACCAAGCAGGACAGGCGCGACAATCTATGACTCTTCCGTTGCATCACCAATTGGCCTCAGCGTGCGAGTGTTTACTGCCGCGTTAGCTCACTTTTTTCGCATGCAATCGTCAAAGCGGAAGTCCCTGCCGATGCATGAGCTCGCACTGGCGAAACTGAGTCCCGGCGCAATCTTTCGACTCGATGAACCCCGTCTTTATGATTTTCTGCAGCAGACGGAATGCTTAACAGGTGGTGCGATTCGATTGATAGACACCGCCGACACCCAGAGTGTGGTCTGCGACGAGAAACTTCTTTCATCTGCCGAATCTATTTTTTCGCTTCTGGATGTCATAGCACATGTCTGA
- the dnaN gene encoding DNA polymerase III subunit beta, whose product MQLVKTERDNLLRPLQTVSGIVERRHTLPILANLLITKNGADVSFLSTDLELQITTRADFGVGGDQVATTVAARKLLDILRAMPVGEVALDLSDKRLTVRSGKSRFNLQTLAADEFPTVNQATDFGASLSVPQKTFRQLLGMVYFAMAQQDIRYYLNGMLLVVDGDQLMAVATDGHRLAFSSMKIEGAFPRQEVIIPRKTILELQRLLEDIDDTLKIDIAATQVKFTFGQVELVSKLVEGKFPDFQRVIPKSHKNTFEIGREELQRSLQRAAILTSDKFKGVRCLVEPGQLKIMSTNADQEEAQEELEIAYQGDTVDIGFNVTYLLDVLANLKVDTLQVALGDANSSALITVPENEEFKYVVMPMRI is encoded by the coding sequence ATGCAACTGGTCAAGACCGAACGAGATAATCTTCTAAGGCCGCTGCAAACCGTGAGCGGTATCGTAGAACGCCGCCATACGTTGCCTATCCTCGCCAATCTGCTCATCACCAAGAACGGCGCGGACGTGTCGTTCCTTTCGACGGACCTCGAACTCCAGATCACCACGCGCGCCGACTTCGGCGTCGGCGGCGATCAGGTCGCCACTACCGTCGCCGCGCGCAAGCTGCTCGACATTCTGCGCGCCATGCCCGTTGGCGAAGTCGCGCTCGACCTTTCCGACAAGCGCCTCACCGTGCGCTCCGGCAAGAGCCGCTTCAATCTGCAGACGCTCGCCGCCGACGAGTTCCCCACGGTCAACCAGGCTACTGACTTCGGCGCGAGCCTTTCGGTTCCGCAAAAGACGTTCCGCCAGTTGCTCGGCATGGTGTATTTCGCAATGGCCCAGCAGGACATCCGCTACTACCTGAACGGCATGCTGCTGGTAGTGGACGGCGATCAGCTGATGGCGGTCGCCACCGACGGGCACCGCCTCGCGTTCTCTTCCATGAAGATCGAAGGCGCGTTTCCGCGTCAGGAAGTCATCATCCCGCGCAAGACCATTCTCGAATTGCAGCGCCTGCTTGAAGACATCGACGACACGCTGAAGATCGACATCGCCGCGACGCAGGTGAAGTTCACGTTCGGTCAGGTGGAACTGGTGTCCAAGCTCGTCGAAGGCAAGTTCCCCGACTTCCAGCGCGTGATTCCGAAGTCGCACAAGAACACGTTCGAGATCGGCCGCGAAGAGTTGCAGCGTTCCCTCCAGCGCGCGGCCATTCTCACGTCCGACAAGTTCAAGGGCGTGCGCTGCCTCGTCGAACCGGGCCAGCTCAAGATCATGTCCACGAACGCGGACCAGGAAGAAGCGCAGGAAGAACTCGAAATCGCGTATCAGGGCGATACCGTCGATATCGGATTCAACGTCACGTATCTGCTCGACGTGCTCGCGAATCTGAAGGTCGACACGCTCCAGGTGGCGCTCGGCGACGCGAATTCCAGCGCGCTGATCACCGTTCCGGAGAACGAGGAATTCAAATACGTGGTGATGCCGATGCGCATCTGA
- a CDS encoding phosphoadenosine phosphosulfate reductase family protein — translation MTVEKKRVRHILSLSGGKDSAALALFMRDKVPEMEYIFSDTRKELPETYEFLDKISNYLGKPVTRLNADLGFDHWYEMYGGMIPSNHRRWCTRALKLKPFEQYCGNDEVINYVGLRADENRSGYISHKPNIKAVYPFIDAGLVLRDIEEILRVAGVGMPPYTKWGRTRSGCYFCFYQQKIEWVRLKETHPDLYEKAKEYERPYEKTGNFFTWSQGESLAELEQPARMEQIRTEHIIRVQRKIERRENVTLLELFKDADTGEEADDDDDQGCLVCQL, via the coding sequence TTGACGGTCGAAAAAAAGCGAGTTAGGCACATTTTGAGTCTCTCGGGCGGCAAAGACAGTGCCGCCTTGGCCCTCTTCATGAGAGACAAGGTACCCGAGATGGAATATATTTTTAGCGATACGCGCAAGGAACTGCCAGAAACGTACGAATTCTTGGACAAGATTTCGAATTACCTAGGAAAGCCGGTCACAAGACTCAACGCAGACTTAGGTTTTGACCACTGGTATGAGATGTACGGCGGAATGATTCCTTCAAATCACCGCCGTTGGTGCACTCGAGCGCTCAAACTGAAACCTTTTGAGCAGTATTGCGGCAATGACGAAGTCATCAACTACGTGGGCCTAAGGGCAGACGAGAACCGCTCCGGGTACATTAGCCACAAACCCAACATCAAAGCGGTCTATCCGTTCATTGACGCGGGACTGGTATTGCGAGACATTGAAGAAATTCTTCGTGTCGCCGGCGTCGGTATGCCGCCGTACACCAAATGGGGAAGAACGCGCTCGGGATGCTATTTCTGCTTTTACCAGCAAAAAATAGAGTGGGTCAGGCTCAAGGAGACGCATCCCGACCTGTATGAAAAGGCGAAGGAATATGAGCGGCCATACGAGAAGACGGGAAATTTCTTCACCTGGAGTCAAGGTGAAAGTCTGGCAGAGCTAGAGCAACCTGCGCGTATGGAGCAGATTAGGACCGAGCATATCATCCGCGTGCAGCGAAAAATTGAACGTCGAGAGAATGTAACGCTACTCGAGCTGTTCAAAGATGCAGATACCGGCGAAGAGGCAGATGACGATGATGACCAAGGCTGCTTAGTTTGTCAGCTGTGA
- a CDS encoding MFS transporter: MTPRERRGMAAILLAVALATLDTAIANTALPAIAADLGSTPAASVWIINAYQLAMVATLLPFAALGGIVGHRRVYLGGLVVFTIASAICAFSWSLPTLVAARLLQGLGASAIMSVNTALISAIFPLHRLGRGVGLNALIVGIAFAVGPTVASIVLSLGTWPWLFAVNLPVGVLALFIAWPALPQTKRSAHGFDRVAAALNVITFASLIFALGEAAQRAPSHTVLAALAVALVAGALMLRRERGHPAPMLPVDLFRRPMFALSTMTAVCSFAAQGLAFVSLPFYFETVLGRTQVETGFLMTPWSVLVALMAPIAGRLSDRYAPGLLGGIGLAILCAGMVSLAALPANPHALDICIRMSICGAGFGFFQSPNLKAFMASAPRERSGGASGVVATARLVGQATGAALVALCFGIAGKHGPALALSLGAGFAGAASIASGLRLVTRDRGAAAGMARE; encoded by the coding sequence ATGACTCCCCGCGAGCGGCGCGGCATGGCCGCCATTCTGCTGGCCGTCGCGCTGGCCACGCTCGATACGGCCATCGCGAATACGGCGCTGCCGGCTATCGCCGCCGATCTCGGCTCGACGCCCGCCGCGTCCGTCTGGATCATCAACGCGTATCAGCTCGCGATGGTCGCCACGCTGCTGCCGTTCGCGGCGCTCGGCGGCATCGTCGGGCATCGGCGCGTTTATCTGGGCGGGCTCGTCGTGTTCACGATCGCATCCGCGATATGCGCGTTCTCGTGGTCGCTACCGACGCTCGTCGCCGCGCGCTTGCTGCAAGGACTCGGCGCGAGCGCCATCATGAGCGTGAACACGGCGCTGATCAGCGCGATCTTCCCGTTGCATCGGCTCGGTCGGGGCGTCGGGCTGAACGCGCTGATCGTCGGCATTGCCTTCGCGGTCGGGCCGACGGTCGCGTCCATCGTGCTCTCGCTCGGCACGTGGCCCTGGCTTTTCGCGGTGAATCTGCCGGTCGGCGTGCTTGCGCTTTTCATCGCGTGGCCCGCGCTGCCGCAGACGAAGCGCAGCGCGCACGGCTTCGATCGCGTGGCCGCGGCGCTCAACGTGATCACGTTCGCGTCGCTGATCTTCGCGCTCGGCGAAGCGGCGCAGCGCGCGCCGTCGCACACGGTGCTCGCGGCGCTGGCCGTTGCGCTCGTCGCGGGCGCGCTGATGCTGCGGCGCGAGCGCGGTCATCCCGCGCCGATGCTGCCGGTCGATCTCTTTCGACGTCCCATGTTCGCGCTCTCGACGATGACCGCCGTCTGCTCGTTTGCCGCGCAAGGGCTCGCGTTCGTGTCGCTGCCGTTCTACTTCGAGACCGTGCTCGGCCGCACGCAAGTCGAGACCGGCTTTCTGATGACGCCGTGGTCGGTGCTCGTCGCGTTGATGGCGCCCATCGCGGGGCGCTTGTCCGACCGCTACGCGCCGGGCCTGCTCGGCGGCATCGGACTCGCGATTTTGTGCGCGGGCATGGTGTCGCTCGCGGCGCTGCCCGCGAATCCACATGCGCTCGATATCTGCATCCGCATGTCGATTTGCGGCGCGGGCTTCGGCTTCTTTCAGTCGCCGAATCTGAAGGCGTTCATGGCCAGCGCGCCGCGGGAGCGCAGCGGCGGCGCGAGCGGCGTCGTCGCGACCGCGCGGCTCGTCGGACAGGCGACGGGCGCGGCGCTCGTCGCGTTGTGCTTCGGCATCGCGGGGAAGCACGGTCCGGCGCTCGCGCTTTCGCTCGGCGCGGGGTTCGCCGGCGCGGCGAGCATCGCGAGTGGTTTGCGGCTGGTGACGCGTGATCGCGGCGCGGCGGCGGGGATGGCGCGGGAGTGA
- the dbpA gene encoding ATP-dependent RNA helicase DbpA has protein sequence MTTDTSFANLPLSPAMQANLQQLGYTSMTPIQAASLPHALAGHDLIAQAKTGSGKTAAFTLPLLARLDAKQFAVQALVLCPTRELADQVTQEIRRLARAEENVKVLTLCGGTPMRPQIASLEHGAHIVVGTPGRIMDHLQRETLSLAAVRTLVLDEADRMLDMGFFDDIASVARQCPKDRQTLLFSATYPEGIAKLSQQFLRNPREIKLTEQHSNAKIKQRFYQVEDHERLHAVGLLLDHYRPVSTLAFCNTKQQCRDLLDVLRAQGFEALTLHGELEQRERDQVLVQFANRSCSVLVATDVAARGLDIAQLEAVINVDVTPDPEVHVHRIGRTGRAGEEGWALSLASMDEMGRVGAIEEAQRSEVEWHPLSELTSAEPGHLKPPMATLQILGGRKDKIRPGDVLGALTGEAGFDGAQIGKINVMDMVTYVAVERGIADDAMRRLGVGKLKGRKVKVRRV, from the coding sequence ATGACCACCGACACCTCCTTCGCGAACCTGCCGCTTTCCCCCGCGATGCAGGCGAACCTGCAACAACTCGGCTACACGTCGATGACGCCGATTCAGGCCGCGAGTCTCCCGCATGCGCTCGCGGGGCACGACCTCATCGCGCAGGCGAAGACGGGCAGCGGCAAGACCGCGGCCTTCACGCTGCCGCTGCTCGCGCGGCTCGATGCGAAGCAGTTCGCCGTGCAGGCGCTCGTGCTTTGTCCGACGCGCGAACTCGCCGATCAGGTCACGCAGGAAATCCGCCGACTCGCGCGCGCCGAAGAAAACGTGAAGGTGCTGACGCTGTGCGGCGGAACGCCCATGCGTCCGCAGATCGCGAGTCTCGAGCACGGCGCGCATATCGTCGTTGGAACGCCGGGGCGCATCATGGATCATCTGCAGCGCGAAACGCTTTCGCTCGCCGCGGTCCGCACGCTCGTCCTCGATGAAGCCGATCGCATGCTCGACATGGGCTTCTTCGACGATATCGCGTCCGTCGCGCGCCAATGTCCGAAGGATCGCCAGACGCTGCTCTTTTCCGCGACGTATCCGGAAGGCATCGCGAAGCTGAGTCAGCAGTTCCTGCGCAATCCGCGCGAGATCAAGCTCACCGAGCAGCACAGCAATGCCAAAATCAAGCAGCGGTTCTATCAGGTGGAAGATCACGAGCGCCTGCATGCGGTCGGGCTGCTGCTGGATCACTATCGGCCGGTGAGCACGCTCGCGTTCTGCAATACCAAACAGCAGTGCCGCGATTTGCTCGACGTTTTGCGCGCGCAAGGTTTCGAGGCGCTCACGCTGCACGGCGAACTGGAACAGCGCGAACGCGATCAGGTGCTCGTGCAGTTCGCCAATCGCAGTTGTTCGGTGCTCGTCGCGACCGACGTGGCGGCGCGCGGGCTCGACATCGCGCAATTGGAAGCGGTCATCAACGTTGACGTGACGCCGGACCCGGAAGTGCATGTGCATCGAATCGGCCGCACGGGGCGCGCGGGCGAGGAGGGCTGGGCGCTGTCGCTTGCGAGCATGGACGAGATGGGGCGCGTTGGCGCCATCGAAGAGGCGCAGCGCTCGGAAGTGGAGTGGCATCCGCTGTCGGAACTGACGTCGGCCGAACCGGGCCATCTCAAGCCGCCGATGGCGACGCTCCAGATTCTCGGCGGCCGTAAGGACAAGATCCGCCCCGGCGACGTGCTCGGCGCGCTCACCGGCGAAGCGGGCTTCGACGGCGCGCAGATCGGCAAGATCAACGTGATGGATATGGTGACTTACGTGGCGGTCGAACGCGGCATTGCGGATGACGCCATGCGCAGGCTCGGCGTCGGGAAGCTGAAGGGGCGGAAGGTCAAGGTAAGGCGGGTCTGA
- a CDS encoding sensor histidine kinase: MAFTFKARVLLELGAELISSDAVAVYELAKNAIDAGSKELRFEVSITLQHSKYRLLCDWLDDHATNYDIEAFTAKVDSLVEIDAPARMRAKFYEALAEPATSAAARTALDEAYLAGNKIVIADKGHGMTRHALRECYLTVGTPMRLLQKQTSKATGQADNSGASAPVLGEKGIGRLAAMRLGRSVHVRTSDPQGARARMQIPETERGEPEDPTLWNVLRLDYRPIFADPNLGIEDVDFKPAFGGTKPDPEASGTTLTIRDLQSDWDLEKLESLTNSQLVKLADPFASSFATRFFLLKLQDEVVEFGKFESMKLKHSDVECTISFREREQQASNSQDWTPMELVVDVNYKRFGKRQVFPFSGDHLKSCITLAPTRGKRPKADDPLPANDAVEGGLRRLGPFEAKFWWFNRGRIQREDKDLWSALKPFVANWSGGLLVYRDGFRVYPYGAQGDDWLDLDRNALSASRYRLNRAQIVGYLRIAHDNNPALQDQTNREGFRDCVEKEALRRLLRHVFINVCRPFLERIDNEEREEDLGSIDKIEARMSESQRDAVGMLKNLQRELPEQDSNIREIIYQLGEIQDAWERAKLTIAAQEQEMEQYIDLAGRGLQVEFIAHEMARVTANILNLLKGDKPLESAAVKGMLEAQVKTLEKKIRNLDVYSIPGRQRRTGTDVVELVKAFQEVHADKVTRHNIDFKVSGLEKPLLAKVERGQILNILDNLFANSFYWLKTRSDRSMRPSIQVVIDAQERTLTFRDNGPGIPPTLVPQLFVPFMTTKPPGEGRGLGLYISRKFAGYNDATLELGPVSTDGVHHAFVLSFKNTPKK, encoded by the coding sequence ATGGCGTTCACCTTTAAAGCACGTGTACTGCTCGAATTAGGTGCAGAACTAATAAGCTCGGATGCAGTTGCGGTGTATGAGCTTGCAAAAAATGCGATTGATGCTGGTTCGAAAGAACTTCGGTTTGAAGTGTCTATCACCCTTCAGCATTCAAAATATCGGCTCTTGTGTGACTGGTTGGATGACCACGCAACCAACTATGACATAGAGGCCTTTACCGCCAAAGTCGACTCCTTAGTCGAGATTGACGCGCCAGCAAGGATGCGTGCGAAATTCTATGAGGCACTCGCGGAACCCGCGACCTCAGCGGCGGCTAGAACCGCACTCGATGAAGCGTACCTCGCAGGCAATAAAATTGTCATCGCCGACAAGGGGCATGGCATGACTCGGCACGCGTTACGGGAGTGCTATTTGACCGTCGGAACACCTATGCGTCTCCTTCAGAAGCAGACGTCGAAAGCGACAGGTCAAGCTGACAACTCAGGAGCTTCCGCACCTGTGCTCGGTGAGAAAGGTATCGGACGCTTAGCCGCAATGCGCTTGGGACGAAGCGTACACGTGAGAACTAGCGACCCGCAAGGCGCGCGTGCCCGAATGCAAATCCCCGAAACGGAACGAGGTGAGCCGGAGGACCCAACTCTCTGGAATGTGCTACGGTTGGACTATCGGCCAATATTCGCGGACCCCAATCTCGGTATTGAAGACGTTGACTTCAAGCCGGCCTTCGGCGGCACAAAGCCGGACCCCGAGGCAAGTGGGACTACGCTTACAATTCGTGACCTGCAGAGCGACTGGGACTTAGAAAAGCTGGAAAGCTTGACGAATAGTCAGTTGGTGAAGCTAGCGGACCCATTCGCCTCCTCGTTTGCTACAAGATTTTTTCTGTTGAAGCTTCAGGACGAGGTAGTTGAGTTCGGGAAGTTCGAAAGTATGAAGCTCAAGCACTCGGACGTTGAATGCACAATCAGTTTTCGGGAGCGAGAGCAACAAGCCAGCAATTCGCAAGATTGGACGCCAATGGAGTTGGTCGTTGACGTTAACTACAAGCGTTTCGGGAAGCGCCAAGTTTTCCCGTTCAGTGGCGACCACTTGAAGAGCTGCATCACCTTGGCCCCGACTCGCGGAAAGCGTCCAAAAGCTGATGACCCGCTTCCCGCCAACGATGCGGTCGAGGGAGGATTGCGTCGGCTCGGTCCGTTTGAAGCGAAATTTTGGTGGTTCAATCGCGGGCGGATACAGCGAGAGGACAAGGACCTATGGAGTGCGCTCAAACCGTTCGTGGCGAATTGGAGTGGTGGACTATTAGTCTACCGGGACGGCTTTCGTGTATACCCGTATGGGGCTCAAGGAGACGACTGGCTGGACCTGGATAGGAACGCATTGTCGGCATCCCGTTATCGTCTAAACCGTGCGCAGATTGTCGGCTATCTGCGCATCGCCCACGACAACAACCCAGCGCTTCAAGACCAGACGAACCGGGAAGGCTTTCGAGATTGCGTGGAAAAAGAAGCATTGCGCCGCCTCTTGAGACATGTATTTATAAATGTGTGTCGACCTTTTCTCGAAAGAATCGACAATGAGGAGAGAGAGGAGGACCTCGGTAGCATCGACAAAATCGAAGCGAGAATGTCCGAGTCACAGCGCGATGCTGTAGGAATGCTTAAGAATCTTCAGAGGGAGCTTCCGGAGCAAGATAGCAATATTCGCGAGATTATCTATCAGCTTGGTGAGATACAAGACGCTTGGGAAAGGGCGAAGTTGACAATTGCCGCTCAAGAACAGGAAATGGAGCAGTACATAGACCTAGCGGGGCGAGGACTGCAAGTCGAATTTATCGCGCACGAGATGGCTCGTGTAACAGCTAACATCTTAAATTTACTGAAGGGCGATAAACCTCTTGAATCTGCCGCAGTTAAGGGCATGTTGGAGGCACAAGTAAAGACTCTTGAGAAGAAGATTCGCAATTTGGACGTATATAGCATCCCGGGGCGACAACGGCGGACCGGTACGGACGTCGTTGAACTAGTCAAAGCGTTCCAAGAAGTGCACGCCGATAAAGTGACTCGTCATAATATCGACTTCAAAGTTTCTGGCCTCGAGAAGCCATTGTTAGCTAAGGTGGAAAGAGGTCAGATTTTAAATATTCTCGATAATTTGTTTGCAAACTCGTTCTACTGGCTGAAGACTCGGTCGGATAGGTCGATGCGCCCGTCAATTCAGGTCGTCATCGACGCTCAGGAGCGTACTCTTACGTTTCGTGACAATGGGCCGGGAATACCGCCCACGCTCGTTCCACAACTCTTTGTGCCGTTCATGACCACCAAGCCACCGGGCGAGGGCAGAGGTCTTGGTTTGTATATTTCAAGAAAATTTGCGGGATACAACGACGCAACCTTGGAATTGGGACCTGTGAGTACGGACGGCGTTCACCACGCCTTTGTGTTGTCGTTTAAGAATACGCCAAAAAAATGA